In the genome of Scylla paramamosain isolate STU-SP2022 chromosome 49, ASM3559412v1, whole genome shotgun sequence, one region contains:
- the LOC135095457 gene encoding general transcription factor II-I repeat domain-containing protein 2-like, whose protein sequence is MATAKKVKLDVRSFQSSWTNDFGFIQQNDRAVCALCCENVVCRTSSVKRHFETKHEKTFKDSADKTEAIKKAVSRYEKQSNVFKNLSASKINATEASYKLALCIAKHGKPFTDGDFIKAAFLECSEVLFDGISNKHMIISRIKDIPASARTVERRISEMAANVGEQQTVALTTTPVFSVALDESVDIPRLAVFARYSDTEIHEELCCLQPMYGTTKGEDILKTFTDHFEERGVDIRKIFAVTTDGAPAMVGKNKGFTKLVEDKIGHPILKLHCIIHQENLCAKISNSDLNKVMATVTKVVNFVVAHSSLTHRQFQAFLEEVDSAYKDIPLHSSVRWLSCGKVLERFVECFDEVKLFLTEKGQGYPELEDRDWIVKLMFLSDITKHLNDLSLLLQGAGKTVMDLYDTWKAFVAKLAVYSSDIKNGSFRYFKNLKNLSATHPINTTDLQVYMQELKSEFSIRFKDFQNIGPVFSFLIRPDTFRYSELDASLFEWMETEELQMQLIDFQASSLWSAKFKDLREILETSTTDHAASILSSWTSLPDKFSCMKKVAFALLSAFGSTYQCEQIFSHMKHILNPHRSNLTTDHSEGCVKLKVSRYSPEISTLAKGKQG, encoded by the coding sequence ATGGCTACTGCGAAAAAAGTCAAACTTGATGTCCGATCATTTCAGTCATCATGGACAAATGACTTTGGATTTATTCAACAGAATGATCGTGCTGTGTGTGCTCTCTGCTGCGAAAATGTCGTGTGCCGCACATCTAGTGTTAAAAGACACTTTGAAACAAAACACGAGAAGACTTTCAAGGACAGTGCAGACAAGACTGAAGCGATTAAGAAAGCAGTATCCCGCTATGAGAAACAAAGTAATGTGTTTAAGAATCTGAGTGCTAGCAAAATCAATGCAACTGAGGCCAGTTACAAACTAGCTCTGTGTATTGCCAAGCATGGAAAGCCTTTTACTGATGGAGATTTCATAAAAGCAGCTTTCCTAGAGTGCTCTGAGGTGCTTTTTGATGGCATATCAAACAAACACATGATCATCTCAAGGATAAAAGATATTCCTGCCTCAGCTAGGACCGTGGAGAGACGTATTTCTGAAATGGCTGCTAATGTAGGTGAGCAACAAACTGTTGCTTTAACAACTACACCTGTGTTCAGTGTGGCCCTGGATGAAAGCGTGGATATTCCCCGCCTGGCTGTTTTTGCCaggtacagtgacacagagATACACGAGGAGCTGTGCTGTCTTCAACCTATGTATGGCACTACCAAGGGGGAGGACATACTGAAGACATTCACTGACCATTTTGAGGAGAGAGGGGTTGACATAAGAAAGATTTTTGCAGTTACAACAGATGGTGCCCCTGCTATGGTAGGAAAAAACAAGGGTTTTACCAAGCTTGTTGAGGATAAAATTGGACACCCCATTTTGAAATTGCACTGCATAATTCATCAAGAAAATTTATGTGCCAAAATCTCGAACTCTGATCTCAACAAGGTGATGGCTACTGTAACAAaagtagtgaattttgttgTTGCACACTCTTCTCTTACGCACAGGCAGTTTCAAGCTTTCCTTGAAGAGGTGGACAGTGCTTACAAAGATATACCCTTGCACAGCAGTGTTAGGTGGCTAAGCTGTGGGAAGGTATTGGAGAGATTTGTGGAATGCTTTGATGAAGTCAAGCTTTTCTTAACAGAAAAAGGCCAAGGCTACCCTGAGCTGGAGGACAGAGACTGGATTGTGAAACTTATGTTTCTCTCAGACATCACCAAACATCTAAATGACCTCAGTCTTCTCTTGCAAGGTGCAGGAAAAACAGTGATGGACTTGTATGATACTTGGAAGGCATTTGTTGCAAAGCTTGCAGTTTACTCATCAGATATTAAAAATGGTTCTTTCCGTTACTTCAAAAACTTGAAAAACTTATCTGCAACTCATCCTATCAACACTACTGATCTTCAGGTGTACATGCAAGAATTGAAATCTGAGTTCTCAATCAGATTTAAAGATTTCCAAAACATCGGCccagtgttttcctttttaatcagACCAGACACGTTTAGATACAGTGAGTTGGACGCATCTCTTTTTGAGTGGATGGAAACTGAGGAGTTGCAAATGCAGTTAATTGACTTTCAGGCATCATCATTGTGGTCAGCTAAATTTAAGGATCTTCGAGAAATATTGGAAACTAGTACGACTGATCATGCAGCCTCCATATTAAGTTCCTGGACATCACTGCCTGATAAATTCAGTTGCATGAAGAAAGTAGCTTTTGCATTGCTATCAGCATTTGGATCTACATATCAGTGCGAGCAGATATTTTCACACATGAAGCACATCCTCAATCCCCATCGCAGCAACCTTACAACGGATCATTCTGAGGGTTGTGTAAAGCTCAAGGTGTCCAGATATTCACCTGAAATTTCAACTTTGGCCAAAGGGAAGCAAGG